The Porphyromonas pogonae genome segment TGATTTGGGGTAATTACCTGCATAATAATTAAGCGTAAGTAAATTGGGTACATTGGAAGTCTCAAAGCCCGCATTCCCGATAAAAAGATTGGCTAAGTCTGATATTTCTTTGTTGACCAAAGCCGAACGCTTATAATCCGGCACATTATTGGTGTTGAAAGAATAAGTAATTTTTTTACCTGAAAAATAAGGGCTGGAAAATCTATCTGTTCCCGTAGGAGTCCACTTGACAGATGAAAGACGTTTATTCGGGCCCTCGGCTGATCTATTATATCTGTCAATATAAGCCGGCATCTTCTCATAATAGTTACTACTTGCCCAACTTCCAATGCGGTCATCAATCCAAAATGCACCATCGGCAGCATAACCGCCGGCAGAGATAGCTTCGCCATAATCAGGGGCAATACTATAAACTCTACAAGACTTATCCGCAACTTTCAACTGATCTCCCAGAGTATTTACCATCAATGGCTTAGGAGATAGGTTATCTCGTGTATAATTACCCACGAAGTTATCGTCACGAAATATATCCTTGATACTTTTGGCAGTCCTGTCATATGCCTTGGGAGAAGTTATACCGTGAATTTCAGGATTGGTTCCCGTAAAGATTGATGCCGTAGCTGCAGCAGCATTATTGGGCATATAAGGGTATTTGACTTTGGTGTATACCAATCCACCCTTGAGCAACCGATTTATTCCATCGGAACCCATATAAGGAGATAGCTCATCCAAAAGATCTCCGCGAAGTTGATCTACCGTAATACAAACAACAAGTTTGGGTAGAGGCTGAGCACCTGCTTGTATCTGTAATACAAGAAGAGCCACTAATGAGGTGAATATTCTTTTTACACTTCTTTGTTCTTGCGGAAGCATATCGTGTTATTTATCTTGTTTACGTTGTATCATCAGCCACTTGACTGATATGATCCATAAAGTCCCTCCTACAAGTATCATTGCCGCATTAAAGTTTTGAGGCAGGAAAATAGCAAGAAGAGCAAATAGACTTAGGACTACAAAGTTAACAAAATGATAATAATATCCCCACTTTTTTAATCTCTTGAATAACATTAAAGGCACACCAAGCAAGAGATGTAAGGGATGTAAAACAACCAGATTATAATTGGGCGAAGTAAAAGGATGCTCAGAGATAAAGGCCAGATAAAAGAGAAGAAGGCCTGCAAGACCTGCACAAGCAAATATAATGCAGTCATAAATACGGTACAGCTTCCTTCTCCGCCATGCCATAAGCGATATCACAAAAGTGATGACTAGCAATAGCGAAAAGACGGTGAGAGGATGTATAAGGAATGAAAGGAATGCACCGTAAGTATATGGTTGAGCAGGAATAATGTAGGGCATTTTTCTGACCGACAAGACGGCCGGCTTGGTATCTCCATTTTTGTATACAAGAGATGCTTGAGGCAGGTACTCTATTATCTTGGACGGTAAAAAGAGTTGCTCCTGAACAGAGGCCGAGGCATCAGTCTTAGAGCCCAAAGCCAAATCGGTCCCCAAAACCATCCAAGGCTTATTACGCTCTGCTCTATTGATAAGATAGCGCCATGTTACAGTTTTGATGTTCGGGAATTTTAGATGTCCGCCACAGCTCTCGCTAAATATTGACACAGGACGTGTAGAACAGTTGTCATAAAAGAAATTATAGCGATATACACTGTTTTCGGGTCTGATATTCCATAGCAGATACTCCCAAGCCTTCTGCTTTTCTATCGCAGACATGTTGAGAACAAGCTCAGTAACATCACTTCCGCGTCCGAGATATTCATTCATGTAATATGAAGCCTCTATGGGAACTACGGCATAATCAGTCTTACCTTTGATAAACCTCACCGTAAAATCCGAATTAAAAGCAAATATCCCGTAATTGAAAATAACATCAATGTGTTGCACCGGATCATTGACACGAAACCCCGCATGTCCGTATACGGTATATACTTCGTCCTCAATAGGTGATGCCACAACAATACTCATCACTGCAGCGGAATCCAACTTATCAGGAAATGCATACCTGTCCTGAGCCTTGAGAGGCAAGTAAGGATGCATCAGGCTTATCAGTAACAAAGATATCAAGATGTAGCCGTTAGGCCTCGTACAAAGAAAATTACATCTCATTTTCGGATAGACTGAAATTTAAAAAGGGTGCTGAACAGCTTGACAGCACCCTTGAATATATTACTCTATAATTTCATCAAACGTCTGAGTAGTATCTGCGGGAATAGTCACAATATCACCTGAATCAAGTCCTCCGCAAGGAGAGAATCCCGGTGGAATATCGAATGCATCCTTCTTGTTATACCCCAGTTTAGGATTGGCATAAACATGTTTGATAAACTCAGCAAAAATAGGTAAAGCAGCAGCGGCCCCCTGTCCTACGTTCATGGAACGGAAACGTATACTGCGCTCTTCACCTCCCACCCAACAGCCTGCAACAATTTTGGGTGTAAAACCTATAAACCAAGCATCACTATTATTCTGTGTAGTACCGGTCTTACCACCCAGTGGCATATCCAGATTGTATCTGTATTTGAGTCGGCTGGCAGTACCTCCGTTGACCACACTCTGAAGCATATATAGCATTTTCAATGTAGCGTCCTGGGGAAGTACCTCTGTCATCTGCGGTGTAAAATTGGCAACAACATTGCCATACTGATCTTCAATATGCGTAATAGGTAATGGCGCAACGCGGATACCTTTATTTACAAAGGTGGTATACCCACTCACCATTTCACCTACGGTAGCATCCGGTGTACCCAGACAAATAGATGGCTCGGCATCCATAGGGCCTTGTAAACCATAGCTTCTAAGTAGTCTCACAAAGGTATAAGGTGAGGTACGAGACATCAGATAAGCCGTAACCCAGTTATCGGAGTTTTGCAAACCCCATTGTATCGACACCATCTCTCCAATGAGTTTATTATTAGAGTTTTTGGGAGCCCATGGCTTACCTGCCTCTGTATACAGTACCTGCTGCACATGCATCATCATATCACAAGGCGTTATCCCCTCAATCATAGATAAAGAATAAAGGAACGGTTTTATTATAGATCCCGTCTGTCTGCGCCCCGTAGATACCATATCATACTGAAAAGCATTGAAGTCAATACCACCCACATAAGCCAATACATGACCATTGGCAGGGTTCATAGCAACAAATCCACTACGCAAGAAACTCTTCATATACTTCACAGAATCCATGGGTGTCATCACTGTATCTACAGTACCATGCCAACTCCATACCTGCATCTTGGTTTTCTTCCTAAAAGATGTCAATATCTCTCTTTCGGACATACCGGCCTCTTTACTCACACGCCATCGATCCGATTGCTTCATAGCTTTGAGAATTATCTTCTCACGATCTGTGGTAGTAAGATCATTGGAGAACGGTGCGTATTTATTACCTTTCATCTCCCTGTCAAATGCAGGCTGTAACACTTCGGTCATATGTTTGGTCATAGCTTCCTCAGCGTATTTCTGCATAGGTATTGAAATGGTGGTATAAATCTTCAACCCATCGGTGTAAATGTTGTAATTGCTACCATCAGCTTTCTTATGCTTTTTGCACCAACCATAGATAGGATTGGTTTCCCAAGCCAGACTGTCATCATGGAATTGTTGCATTTGCCAAGAAGCATAATTGGACTTACTGGGCTTATCTGCCATCAATATCTTGCGAAGATACTCACGGAAGTAAGGAGCCAAACCGTCTTTATGACTAATGCGATGAAAGTTTATTTTGAGCGGTAATGCGGATAACGAACTTACCTCTGCATCTGAGAGTATTCCCGCTTTTTCCATTTGTTGGAATACGACATTACGCCTCATTTTAGGCCTGTCTGTATCTTTGTGCAATACAGGATTGAATAATGAGGGGTTCTTACACATACCTACCAGCATGGCGGACTCGTCGAGCGTAAGCTGCGCAGGAGTTTTGCCGTAATAAGTATACGCTGCCGATTTTATTCCCACGGCATTATAGAGAAAGTCAAATTTATTGAGGTACATTGACAATATCTCTTCTTTGGTATAAAACCGCTCAAGTTTGGAGGCTATCACCCACTCTATAGGTTTCTGGAACAAACGAGCCAATATGTTATTCACCGGGGGCGAGTACAACTGCTTGGCGAGCTGCTGCGTGATGGTACTGCCACCTCCTGCATTGGATTGTCTCAAGATTCCTCGTTTTACAAAAGCTCTAAGCAAGCTCCTGAAGTCAATGCCCGAATGTTGGCGGAAACGAACGTCCTCGGTAGCGATCAATGCATTGATTACATTGGGAGAGATGTCTTCGTATGCCACATATACGCGGTTGTCCCCACTTTGGGCATATGACCCCAAAGGATCTCCCTCGGCAGAGATGAGCTGTGAGGCATATTTGTCAATGGGGTTTTGCAGCTGCTCCACAGCCGGCATATAGCCTATAACACCTAATGAGATCAAGGAGAACAGCACAAATATTAGTCCCCAAGCTCCAAAAAATATAATCCACAAAATGCGGATGATCTGTTTACTATGCGGTTTCATCTAAAAATTATAAGTCTTTCTCTTTAATGGCTCCGTAGCGATAAGCTGTAAGGAGTTTTTTCAAGTCATTGACCTGCTCGGTAAGCTGTTTACCCTTGTCGGTATCTCTCACCAGCATCCTATGCGAGCTAAACTCCCTCACCACTGTAACGCTTTCAATATCCTCCATGTATTTTATAGCTTCATGGGTAGAACTGAAAGGCTCATGCTTCACCAAATGCAACCCTTCAGAGTTAAATATCAGGGTATATCCTGCTATACCGGTACTTGCCTGATATGCTTTGCTAAACCCACCGTCTATAAGCATCAACTTACCACCGGCAGAAATAGGCTTTTCTCCTTTGGATGCTTTCACGGGCACATGCCCATTGATGATGTGAGTGTCGGGTCCCTCAAGCCCAAACTCGCTCAATATCTTCTCGCACACCTCCTGCTCCGTACGATACACATAGTAGAAACCCTTCTTCTCCGTATGAGTATCCTTGTCCTCTATAAAATACCGCTCAAAGGTAGTCATCATTGACTTATCAAACAAGGGGGAATCAGGGCCACACCACAAATACCACATAAAATCTATTTGATCGGTATCGACAAGCCCTTGCTTTTTGTCCAAATGAGCAGCACGTATCCACTCCTCTACCTTATCAAGCAAAGCTCGGCCTTTATATTTTTTCTTTCCCACTGTTACATCCTTAAAGGATCTGTCTTCGTTCAGAGGGATTGATGCATGGAACAGCAGATTATAATTGTAGCAAAGATACATACTACCGCTACGGTACAAAAAGTCGACATGTTTCTGCAACTTTTCACTTTGTAGAAATGATTGCATCAGTCGCTCCACAATCCTCTGCTCACCCTCTGTGAATGCATAAGGATCATTGGGATCAACAGTAGGTAAATAATTATCAAGCGTAGGATAAGCTTTGCCGTCAGGCAAAACAATAGTAGCATCAGCAGCATTCCAACCATGCAAGATATCCCTATTATTCATTTTGTATTCGGGATGACGTTGGATTATCTGATGTTCGAGTTTGAACTGTATGATAGAAATAGCCTTGTGCATCTGACCTATAAGATAAACACTCTTATCATCATAAAAAGCACGGGACTCTTCGCTGAGCTTCGGTCTGAAGCGCTCGCACGGATCATCGGCATACGTCTCCATGGCGAATTTGCCCAATGGCAATAAATTGATACCGTAACCGTTTTCCAGTGTATCCAGATTGGCATAGCGCAGAGCTATCCTCACTACATTGGCCATGCAGGCTGCGTTGCCCACTGCTGCACCCATCCACAATATGTCATGATTGCCCCATTGGATGTCAAAAGTGTGATAGCTAATCAATTTATCCATAATGATATGAGCTCCGGGCCCTCTATCATAAATATCTCCTACAACATGCAGATGATCGATAGCCAGGCGCTGTATTGTCTCAGAAATAGCTATAACGAAGTCCTCTGCTTGACCGGTCTCGATAATAGAACGGAATATACTTTGCAGATATGCGGATTTATTTTTATTCAGTCCATCCTCATGCAATAATTCCTGTATGATATAACTATATTTTGGGGGTAAAGCCTTGCGCACCTTGGAGCGCGTGTATTTTTCAGCTACTTTTTGGCATACTTTGATCAGCTGGTTTATGGTAACCATGTACCAGTCATCCATAGATTCATCTTTACTCTTGACTAAGTCAATACTTTCCTTGGGGTAATAAATAAGAGTGCATAGCTCACACCTCTCCTGCGCTCGTATTTTACCTCCGAACAGCTCGTTGACCTTTCTTTTTATGGTTCCTGAAGCATTTTTAAGCACATGTATAAAAGCCTCGTATTCGCCGTGTATATCGGCAAGAAAATGCTCTGTCCCTTTGGGCAAACTCAATATTGCCTCTAAATTCATTATTTCAGTAGCAGCTTCCGCCGCTGTAGGGAACTTATCAGACAGCAATGTCAAATATTTGAGTTCCGCATCGGTTGCATTCATGATGTATGGTTTTTAGGTTAGTATTCCAATTTATAAACGCTCTACACTTTTAACACCCACAACGCTGCGAAGTTTACGTATAATATTAGATAGTGCCTCTCTGCCATTTACCTCCACGGTAAATATGCCTTTGAACAAACTATCAGCAGAGTCGATGGAAAAGCCCCGTAATTTAGTATTGTTTTCTTTTTTGAGCAATGAGGTTATATTGGTCACAACGGCTAAGTCGTCACGCCCCACAATCTCAAGGCTCACCCTGTACCCCTCATTGCCTTTACCGCTCCACCGGGCTTGTATAATACGATTGCCAAAACGTGAAAACATATCCGGAGCATTAGGGCAGTCGGTGCGATGTATCTTGATTCCTTTATTAGAGACAAATCCGAAAACCTGATCACCATAGATAGGATGACAGCACTGAGCCAAGCTATACTCCACTCCCGTAAGCCCTTGATCAAGAACCAAAATATCGGAAGCAGAGGATTTACTGCTATCGCTATCATTGGGCTCAGTCACGACATCTACAAATGTATCAGCACTCCTATGAGCTGATGCTGCCGCCTGAGACTCCCTGTATTCCGCCTCTTTCTTGAGCTCGACCTCATACTGCTCCATAAAAAGCTGTACATCCAACTTATCATGGGAGATATCATTATAAAACTCTGAGAGAGTTTTGTACCCCAGCTTTTTGGTGAGACGGAGAAACAGGGCTTCGTTGTACTGAAGCTTTCTGTTCTTGATACGCCTGTTTATTAGCTCTTTGGCCACACTGATGCCGGCTTCCTCCTCTGCTCGCAGGATTTGCCTGATCTTCGATCTGGCTTTGGTACTTACTACGATATTGAGCCAGTCGGCCTTAGGCGTTTGTTGGGCATTAGTAATAACCTCGACCGAGTCTCCATTGTGCAGTTGCTGCTTGATAGAAACATTCTTTCCATTGACCTTTGCTGACACCGCTTGTGCTCCCACTCGACTATGAATAGTAAACGCAAAGTCAAGTACAGTAGCACCACTGGGTAATTTTATCACAGCACCTTGGGGGGTAAATACATATATCTCCTGAGTTTTCAGGGTTAGCAAAGAGCTTTCGAGTATAGATCCCTTATCACCGGGAGCATTGTGCCGAACTTCCTCCAGCGTCTCACGTACAGATGTAAGGAACTCATCCAATCCTGTTTCGCTCTTGATCCCTTTGTATTTCCAGTGAGCAGCTAGTCCCATCTCAGCAATTTCATCCATACGGCGGGTACGTATCTGTACCTCCACCCATTTATTCTGTGGCCCCATGACCGTGATATGCAGGGATTCATATCCATTACTTTTAGGGATGGATATCCAGTCTTTGAGACGTTCAGGATTGGGCATAAACATATCTGTAATGATAGAATATACATGCCAGCAGTGATGCCGCTCTTCATTCAGAGGAACATCTAAAATAATACGGATGGCAAAAAGATCATATATATCCTCGAACGACTGTTTCTTCAGTTTATTACGAATGGAACTTATCGACTTGGTGCGCCCTTTGATTTCAAAATTCACATGGGGCATATCTTTATTGATGCGTGCGCGCACGGGGGTGATAAAAGATTTGATATACGCTTCCCGTGAGTTTTTAGTCTCACCCAGCTTACGTTTGATGTAGTCAAATGTTTTTCTATCTGTGTACTTGAGACACAAATCTTCCATTTCTCCCTTGATCGTATACAAACCCAACCTATGTGCGATGGGTGCATACAAAAAAGAAACCTCCACTGCCAAAGATGTCCTCAACTCATCAGTATGTAGTTGCTTGGCATTGCGCAGGAGATAAAGTCTATCAGCTATAATAAGTAACACCACTCTCATATCCTCGGCAATAGAGAGAAGTAGATTGTGGAAGTTCTCAGAGTTTACAGATTTGGCTCGCATGTAAAGCTCGGATGTCTTGATTAGTAGCTGTATCAGACGTACAGCATTCTCTCCCGCCAGAGCTTCTACTTCGGAGAGAGTCATAAACTCCTTATATACGGGTCTGTAAAACAGTACAGCCAATACAGAGTCTGCATCAAGCCCCATCTCCTTTACGGCTATACGCGCAACCTCCATTTGCCTTACAAAGCCATTGAAGCCGTTGTCGTCACGATCAAAACATTTAGCCTCAATCAAACCCAACATGGTCTCACGGATAGACCTCAGTCTGTCCTGCACAACAACCTCTTTGAGTGTTGGTAAAAGTTCTTTTACGCAACCAAACACTTTATACTTTTCGCGCTCTGTAAACATACCCTAAATTTAGTGAAAGAATTTTAATCGGAGAATTATAAAACAATACTGTTCGTATCACAATAACACGCTAAAAAGACTTTATCTATTCATTGTGAAAGCTTTTTTCTCCATAAACATGAAGTATTGTTTCAATTACCGTAAGAAACCGTAAAATAATAATACGTAAAAATAAAGAAAAATAACGGGTGAATATTCTATTTTATTTTAATAAATGCAATAATATTAATAAAAGTAAGCGGATATCTATGCGCACACTTTACTATTGTAGAGACAAATGCAGGTATGTATTATGCTGTAATTTAATTAATAAACCTACAAGAAAAAAGCATAAAAGACACTTCCATAGCCCAAATACAGAAAATAATATTAGAAAAAACAAGGCTTATTGGCTTTTGAGTGGTGGAATCTAAGGTTGGTGGATACAGCTCTTTTTATTTACAAAAAACATAAGCGAAATATAAAAGATACACCAATCGATCTTTCTGTCAAGATTTTCATACCCAAAATTTACCCTAGTAAACCTATTATGATAAAACCACTGACCGTGTACGATAAGATGATTGTCCGTATACGATAAAATGACTGACCGTGTACGATGAAACGATTGTCCGTGTACGATGAAACAATAGCCCGTATATGATAGAATTCGAGTTAAATGGAACAAGTGATGTTCTTCTTTGATTCTTATTCATCCTGAATAAAAGAATATCATTTTACACAAAAAAAGTTGTCCCCTGTTTTAAACAAGAAACAACTTTTTTCACAGATATTAAATCTGAGCTGTGAGCTAAAATAAGTAGATACCGCCTATACTACAGGGTAGTAGAATACTTTTCAAAACTCGGGATAATAGACGGCATAAAGAGATCCTCAGGTTGCTGAGTAAAGGCCTTGCTGTTTATATCAGCCTTACTATCAAAACCATTGGATTGCTTTTGCAAAGAATTGAGTTGAGGCAATCTTCCCGCATGGAGATACCTTTTGGAGAAGTATTCGCTGTTATTGAGAGTTTCTTTGATAATGCCGCGATTATTAGTGCTGTGCATCATAACAATGCGACCATTGTTGTTCTCTACCACAATAGCCACATGCCCTACTCTGCTGCTTCTGGAATTACGGCCCTTGAAAAATAGCAAATCTCCGGGTTGGGGATCTTTGATGGGTTCGGATATATTACTGAGACTACCTGACGAATGAGGCAGACTGACACCGAACTTGCTAAATAAATGTGATACGTATCCTGAGCAATCCATTCTCCATTTCGATGGACCTCTATAACCATATGGCTTTCCCAAAAATTTCTCGCCATATTGTATTACATTGTCTACCATCGCTTTTACATCGTCACTCAGAGAAGAAGAGGCGGTATTCTTGTTTTTAGATACCGGAGGTTCTTTTTCGAAGTCGCTATAACTGCCCATTGCAACAGACTTGCAAGAGCAAAACAGTAACAACATAACAGATGTCACAAGAGTTAAATGTAGTGTTCCAAGCTTACTTTTCATATTTGCCAAAGATATATACAAATGGATGCGACACATACAGTTTAACATTTTTTATAACAATAACACCCTATATAAAACCAAAACGGCACAGGATCAAAAACCATGTGCAAGAATATTGCTAAATAAATCGATTTTAAAATCCATTTATTGGTGTTTTTTAAATATATTTTACAGCGGATTTATTTGCACAATAAAATAATTTTAATTATGAAAATGCAGAAATTCAAAGATCGTAGAAAATCAACTGTAGGCAAAGATCAAAAACTCATCTTTTTTAGAAGATTTACTTCTTCATACAGCAGTGTATTATACACTAAGCCACTCAGGCTATAAAGTGCTATGAAAGACAATCATTGATTTCAAACCATTACCCACCCCAAGCTTTGCATATAAACATCTTCAGCGTTACAATATCCACAATCAGGCAGTGCAATAGCCTGTAGTGAGGGATAATGAGATATTGAAATCACGTCATTATAAGTAATGTATATTGTGAAGGTAAGAGATTAATTTTTATTTTTGCTAATGGATTCATAATACGATGCAACAAACTATGCAAGATATAATGAAGACGATAAAATGATATTTTGGTTTTCCTCATGAAGTCAAAAACGCACAAAGGTTTTGTTACAAATACTCTATTGAGTCGGCAGCACACTCTTCGGATCAGGATAAATGATTGCGAACTGAAAGCAATAGAAGCATATTGTGGCAAATATAAGATCGATAATAAATCCAGATGGATACGAGAGACGTTGATGAACGAAGTAATAAGGAGTCTGGAACAAGATGTACCTATGCTGTTTACTGAAGAGGAAATGAAATAAACCCCGAACGAAGAAAATTGGAATTTCAACATAAAGAAGACAAACGATTTATGGGACTGGCTCTTGAGGAAGCTCAAGAAGCATACAAGACAGGAGAAATACCCATAGGAGCAGTAATTACATGCAAGGGACAAGTCATAGCCAGAGCTTATAATCGAGTAGAGGCACTCAACGACCCCACAGCACATGCTGAGATACTTGCTATTACGGCTGCAACCACAGCCTTGGGAGCCAAATACCTCAAAGACTGCACCATTTATATTACCATAGAACCCTGCACGATGTGTGCCGGAGCTTTACGATGGGCGCAGATAGGCCGCATCGTATACGGGGCTTTGGAACCGAAATTGGGTTACAGCACATTCGCTCCTACCATCATTCACCCCAAAACCCTAATCACTCACGGTGTATTGGAAAAAGAATGCAGAGAATTGATGATAAGTTTTTTTAAAGAACGGAGATGATTAGCGATATATGAACACTTTTACATTGAGTATATTAGGCTGTGGATCAGCTTTACCCACCACGCAGCATATGCCATCGGCTCAAGCTCTGGAAATCAGAGGCAAGCTATATCTTATTGATTGTGGTGAAGGCACTCAGAATCAAATAAGAAGATACAAACTACACTTCGGACGTATCCATTCGATCTTCATCTCTCATCTCCATGGCGATCATTGCTTCGGATTGCCCGGACTTATATCTACCCTGGGGCTACTGGGCAGAAAAGGTGACTTGAATATATATGGACCTCAAGGCATAAAAGAGTTTCTCGAGCCTATCCTAAGCATGTTTTGTGAGAGAATGGATTACAAAGTAAATATCATTACACTCACAGAGCAAGGCAAACATCCGGTGTTTGAGGATCGCTCCATCAAGGTATATGCCTTTCCTCTCAAACACAGGATACCCACCTATGGGTATTTGTTCGAAGAAAAATGTGTGGGACTGCACCTCGATAAACCGTCGGCTGATTTTTATAATGTACCCATTGCCGCATATAAGAATATCCTGGCGGGAGAAGACTACATTACTCCCGAGGGGGAGGTTATACCCAATAAAAGACTGACCAAAGAAGGTGCTTGCCCTATGCGCTATGCATACTGCTCCGATACGGCTTTCCTACCGGGGCTGGCAGAAGTAATAAACGGAGTGGACCTCTTGTACCACGAAGCCACCTTCAAAAATACTGAAGCGGCACGAGCCAAAGCAACTTACCATAGCACTGCCGAACAAGCAGCACAAATAGCTAAGTTATGTAATGTAAAGAACCTACTGATAGGACATTATTCTGCAAGATATATAGGTTGTGGAGACCTTCTCAAAGAAGCTAGGGCCGTATTTCCCCAAACAACATCTGCTGATGAGGGCATGGTGATAGATTTCAGGAAGCTTGTAACTAAAAGCACTTGCCATTGAACAAATAGCAATACAATAGCGATATTGCTGTTTATTATACAATAAGTATTACATTTACTATTGTTATTTTTAGCAAAAAAACAGCTGATATTCCTCACTGAAATATATGACGTATTAAATGCTCAATGCAAATTGAGATGTACTAATTCTCTTTCAAAGGAAATAGCTAAAAAACTTTGTGATCAGAACATGAACAAAAG includes the following:
- a CDS encoding alkaline phosphatase family protein; this encodes MLPQEQRSVKRIFTSLVALLVLQIQAGAQPLPKLVVCITVDQLRGDLLDELSPYMGSDGINRLLKGGLVYTKVKYPYMPNNAAAATASIFTGTNPEIHGITSPKAYDRTAKSIKDIFRDDNFVGNYTRDNLSPKPLMVNTLGDQLKVADKSCRVYSIAPDYGEAISAGGYAADGAFWIDDRIGSWASSNYYEKMPAYIDRYNRSAEGPNKRLSSVKWTPTGTDRFSSPYFSGKKITYSFNTNNVPDYKRSALVNKEISDLANLFIGNAGFETSNVPNLLTLNYYAGNYPKSVNGDYSPEIVDTYLKLDQSIASVLNQIDKKIGLRNCIVTFTGTGYYNPAKSSGTSAEKLKHSISLKRCKTLINLFLSASYGSGEWVSDCFDGNIFLNRKLIDQKRISLSDIQNKVCELLYDLDGVSGAYPSLLFNSGSALTRDVLKWKLGSHPKYRPDVYIRLAPGWIFEDSTLQESVESSGNSYQTFNAVQTPFIIYGLNIEPRVLEGKTVYAGDIAPTIASILRIRPPTAADRFSLDITSNKKK
- a CDS encoding lipoprotein N-acyltransferase Lnb domain-containing protein; protein product: MLLISLMHPYLPLKAQDRYAFPDKLDSAAVMSIVVASPIEDEVYTVYGHAGFRVNDPVQHIDVIFNYGIFAFNSDFTVRFIKGKTDYAVVPIEASYYMNEYLGRGSDVTELVLNMSAIEKQKAWEYLLWNIRPENSVYRYNFFYDNCSTRPVSIFSESCGGHLKFPNIKTVTWRYLINRAERNKPWMVLGTDLALGSKTDASASVQEQLFLPSKIIEYLPQASLVYKNGDTKPAVLSVRKMPYIIPAQPYTYGAFLSFLIHPLTVFSLLLVITFVISLMAWRRRKLYRIYDCIIFACAGLAGLLLFYLAFISEHPFTSPNYNLVVLHPLHLLLGVPLMLFKRLKKWGYYYHFVNFVVLSLFALLAIFLPQNFNAAMILVGGTLWIISVKWLMIQRKQDK
- a CDS encoding transglycosylase domain-containing protein; protein product: MKPHSKQIIRILWIIFFGAWGLIFVLFSLISLGVIGYMPAVEQLQNPIDKYASQLISAEGDPLGSYAQSGDNRVYVAYEDISPNVINALIATEDVRFRQHSGIDFRSLLRAFVKRGILRQSNAGGGSTITQQLAKQLYSPPVNNILARLFQKPIEWVIASKLERFYTKEEILSMYLNKFDFLYNAVGIKSAAYTYYGKTPAQLTLDESAMLVGMCKNPSLFNPVLHKDTDRPKMRRNVVFQQMEKAGILSDAEVSSLSALPLKINFHRISHKDGLAPYFREYLRKILMADKPSKSNYASWQMQQFHDDSLAWETNPIYGWCKKHKKADGSNYNIYTDGLKIYTTISIPMQKYAEEAMTKHMTEVLQPAFDREMKGNKYAPFSNDLTTTDREKIILKAMKQSDRWRVSKEAGMSEREILTSFRKKTKMQVWSWHGTVDTVMTPMDSVKYMKSFLRSGFVAMNPANGHVLAYVGGIDFNAFQYDMVSTGRRQTGSIIKPFLYSLSMIEGITPCDMMMHVQQVLYTEAGKPWAPKNSNNKLIGEMVSIQWGLQNSDNWVTAYLMSRTSPYTFVRLLRSYGLQGPMDAEPSICLGTPDATVGEMVSGYTTFVNKGIRVAPLPITHIEDQYGNVVANFTPQMTEVLPQDATLKMLYMLQSVVNGGTASRLKYRYNLDMPLGGKTGTTQNNSDAWFIGFTPKIVAGCWVGGEERSIRFRSMNVGQGAAAALPIFAEFIKHVYANPKLGYNKKDAFDIPPGFSPCGGLDSGDIVTIPADTTQTFDEIIE
- a CDS encoding fructose-1,6-bisphosphatase, with the protein product MNATDAELKYLTLLSDKFPTAAEAATEIMNLEAILSLPKGTEHFLADIHGEYEAFIHVLKNASGTIKRKVNELFGGKIRAQERCELCTLIYYPKESIDLVKSKDESMDDWYMVTINQLIKVCQKVAEKYTRSKVRKALPPKYSYIIQELLHEDGLNKNKSAYLQSIFRSIIETGQAEDFVIAISETIQRLAIDHLHVVGDIYDRGPGAHIIMDKLISYHTFDIQWGNHDILWMGAAVGNAACMANVVRIALRYANLDTLENGYGINLLPLGKFAMETYADDPCERFRPKLSEESRAFYDDKSVYLIGQMHKAISIIQFKLEHQIIQRHPEYKMNNRDILHGWNAADATIVLPDGKAYPTLDNYLPTVDPNDPYAFTEGEQRIVERLMQSFLQSEKLQKHVDFLYRSGSMYLCYNYNLLFHASIPLNEDRSFKDVTVGKKKYKGRALLDKVEEWIRAAHLDKKQGLVDTDQIDFMWYLWCGPDSPLFDKSMMTTFERYFIEDKDTHTEKKGFYYVYRTEQEVCEKILSEFGLEGPDTHIINGHVPVKASKGEKPISAGGKLMLIDGGFSKAYQASTGIAGYTLIFNSEGLHLVKHEPFSSTHEAIKYMEDIESVTVVREFSSHRMLVRDTDKGKQLTEQVNDLKKLLTAYRYGAIKEKDL